A stretch of DNA from Longimicrobiaceae bacterium:
TGACCGCCGACCAGCCGACCATCGCCGCAACCGCCAGCAACGTCACCGACCAGTAAAGGATCATTTGCAGACCTCCTGCTCACGGGATCACCGCTTTCCACGGGACCGCGGGACCCATGGTGCCAGAGCCGTGCCGGAAGGTTCACGCGCTCCTGGCAAACGCGTCTCTCCCAGATGAGAAACGTTTCAGGAGCGTAAAACGTTTCAGTCTCGCGAAGAGGGCGCGAACCGTGGCGGTCGGCGGGAGGTCGGGTGCCGGTGCCGGCAGCGAGCTCAGCGGCGGGCCTGGCTCCTCCTCTCCTGTTTGCGCTCCTCGACCCGCACGAACCACATGCAGACGAAATAGACGATCAGGGTGAACAGTGCGAAGACGCCGGCGTGTAGCAGCAGTTTGGCCATTTTGGAAGATCTTACTCAGGTTCAGGTCCGGAGCGACGTATAATATGCCGGGACCGGGGCCGTTGCCAGCGCTCCAGCCCCCGGCATCGGTCTTCTGCCCTTTTCCTGCGAGCGACTACTCTGCCTGAAACCGCCGCCTCGAGTTTCCCGTACGAACCGGAAAGCGCGACTCACACCACCGGAGGACTCCATGTCGACGAATGAAGGCGATCGCTCCCTGCTCGGAACGATCATATCGTGGTTCTTCGTGGCTCTGCTCGTGATCGCAGGGCTGAAGCTCGCATTCTGGGTCTTTGGGGCGGCGCTTGGAATCGGCACCTGGTTGCTGTTCACCATCGGACCCATCCTGCTGGTCGGCTGGCTGGTGGTGAAGCTGATTCGCTTCCTCAGCCGTCCGCGCGAGTACTCGGACTTCTGAAGCGAGCCGGAGCCGGAGCGATTACCGTTCCTGCTGCAGTGCTGTAAGCCACCATCTCGTAGTGAGCCAAAAACAGAGGGGCCGCCGAATGGCGGCCCCTCTGCTGCATAGTGGACCAGGCGTTCAGGCCGCGTCCCCGCCGGGACGTCCTCCACCCTCCTCCGAGCCGGGCGCTGCGTCCGACCCACCGCCGGAGGAGGTGCCACCGGTGCTCCACCCCGCGCCCCCACCGGAGGCCTCGCCTCCTGCCGCTCCGCCCATCCCGCCACTCGCACCGCCGGCTGAAAAGCCTTCACCCGCGGAGGCCCCTTCCGCGGATCCCGCCTCTCCACCAGCCGCGGCAGATGCGCCTTCCTCAGTCGAACGGCGAGCCCGGCTCTCCAGCTCCGAGCGCAGCTCCTCCAGCTTCGTCTGCATCCGGCGCAGCACGTTGTCCAGCCGTGGCTGGATCTCGCTGATGAACTCCTCCACCTTGGGCTGTGCCTGCCGCATACGGGCGTCCACCTTGGGCTTCACGTCGGCCAGGGCCGAATCTACGGTGGCGTCGAGCTCCTCGAGTGCGCGCTTCACCTTCGGTCGGATCTCGTCGATCGCGCGCTCGATCCGCGACTGCAGCTCGTCGAACGCGTCGCGCTTCCGTCCCGGTCCGCTTTCGTTCTCCATCGCTCCCTCCCGAGTGGCGTGCGTGAGCCCGACCGGTCGGTCGGTGTTTACTCCTACTACGGCCCGAGGTGATTGCGGTTTCGGTGGATCCACCTCGCTCGCAGGGACGTCTGAACGGAGCAGGCGAATTCCCGAACCGGCACGATCCGATCTGATCCCCCTACCACTTCCCCGCGGAGTGTTGCGGCCCGGGCGAGGCTGCGCGACGAAAGGGCAACAGTACCGAGGAGCGCGGCCCCGCTCGGGCACATCGCGTTGCACCAGCCCGCCGCAGGCGACACTCACCCACCAGCCTCGATCTTGATCACGATCTTCCTCACCGGATCGCGCGCCCCGGCCATGCACCCGTTCTTGTGGGCCTCGCCCGGGAAAAGGATGGCGAAATCACCCGGGATCAGGAGCACCGAGCTGCTGGCCGGCGGATCGTGGTAGAACTCCGCGTCGCGCTCCTCGTCGTACGGCACTTCCACCTCCAGCCCCTCACCCGGAGCCCGCAGGATCCGCTCCCGCCCCGCGACCACGTACTGGAGGTCGATATAGCGACGGTGAATCTCGAACCTGCGGTCGGCGGAGGGGCCCGTCTCATAGCTCTGCACCAGCGCGAAGACCCGCTCTCCTTCAATAGGAAAGCGGCCGTCGGGAGAGTTCGGGTCGAACGCCTCCAGGAAGTCGAACCCCAGACGAAGGCGGGGATGCAGGTGGTCGTAGTGGGCGCGGTTCGCCAGCGTGTCGAAGATCATCTACACCTCGGAGGGGGTCAGCCACACCTCAAAGAGCGGCTCACGGGCGGAACCGGTGTGCTCACGAAGCCATGTCGACAAGGTGCGGATGCTCGACCTGCCGCAGCCTACGCGCGGTCGCTTCCATCTCGCGCATCGCCCGCAGCAGATTCAACCCGGCGATCTTGCGCAGCTCCTCGACGGTGTATCCGCGGCGGGCGAGCTCCGCAAAGAGTGCCGGATAGCTGCTCACGTCCTCCAACCCGACCGGCACCGAGCTGATACCGTCGAAATCTCCCCCGATCCCGATGTGGTCGATGCCGGCTACCTCGCGGATATGGTCGATGTGATCGGCGACGTCGCCGAGGGTCGCGTGCCCGCTCACGTTGACGAACTCCGGGACGAAGGTGACCATCACCACCCCGCCGTTACGGGCGAGCTCCCGCAGAACATCGTCGGGCACGTTGCGCGGGTGGTCCGTCACAGCGCGGGCCGAAGAATGTGAGAAGATGACAGGGGCGCGGCTCACCCGTAGCGCATCCCGCATGGTCTCCGGACTGGTGTGACTGAGGTCGACGAACATCCCAAGCCGATTCATCTCCCGGACCACGGCCTCTCCGAACGGAGATAGGCCGCCGTGCCGCGGCTCGTCGGTGCCGGAGTCGGCCCAGTCGGTCGTTCGGCCGTGGGTCAGCGTCATGTACCGCACGCCCAGCGCGTAGAAGAGGCGAAGCGCCGAGAGCGAGCCCTCGATCGCGTGCCCTCCTTCGACCCCGATGAGAGAGGCAATCCGCCCGTTGCTCTGCGCTGCGACGATGTCGTCGGCCGTTCGCGCCCATTGTAGGTCGGGATAGCGCTCGACCATCCGGTGGACCATGTCGATCTCGCGCAGGGCGTGGCGTAGCGCTCCATTCTCCATTGAATCGGTGCTGACGTACGCCGACCAGAACTGCGCACCCACATGACCCTCTCGCAGCCGCAGCAGGTCGGTGTGCAGAAACGGCTGCGGGCGTGCCAGGTCCACCACGTCGAGGCTGCCGCCCCGCTCCAGCACCTGCGAAGGGAAGTCGTTGTGGCCGTCGATCACCGGGGTTGCCCAAAGCGCCCTCAGCGCGGTCGCGACGGGGTCCGCCGGACTGAGTTCCACCTCGCGGCCGGTCGCGCAACCTCCCAGAGCCAGGACGACCAGCAGCGCCGTCGAGCGAACGTGACGTCTTTTCATCTTTTCATCGGATCACGGATTCAGCGTTTGATGCGCGCGAGCGCTCAGGCGACCTGGTGGGCCACTGCTTCCTTCGGGCGAACGTAGTTCTTCATGCCCGTCCCGAGAAGAAGGGTGGCGATCACCAGCACCGCTCCGGTCCAGAAGGGTACGCCCACACCGAGGTGATCGTACGCCCAACCGGCCCATAGCGGGCCGAGCACGCGCGCCACTCCGCCAAATGTCTGCTGAACCCCCATGTAGAGTCCGCGCTCGTGCCGCTCGATGATGCGGGAGAGGAGCGAGGTGATGCAGGGGAAGGTGAACGCGGTACCCAGCGGCACCAGCGCCACCGCGAGAGCAAGCGGGACGTACCCATAGGTCAGGGGAATCGTGGCCAGGCCGGTCGCCAGCAAGACGATGCCGATCCGGGAGAGACGCGCCTCCCCCACCCTGTCCACCAGCGGGCCGAGAATGCCGGCCCGCGTGAGGACGGAGATCGTGCCGATGTACATGAAGAAGTACCCGATCGTCTGCTCCGTGACCTCGAAGCGATACGCCAGGAAGAGGGCCAGTATGGCCGTCATCGCCTGGAACGAGCCCATGGCGATCGCGTAGATCCAGATCAGGCGGGAGGCGGGCTCCCGGCTGTTCCGGATGACCCCCCAGATGGCCTCGACGGAGCGACGCTGGCGCGTCCCCTCCGGGCGGGAGCGGACATCGTGGGACTCCCGGAGGAAGCGCCAGGCGAAGCCGATGTTGAACAGGCAGAGAGCTGCTGCCACCAGACCGGGTGCCTCGCGGCCCCAGGCATAGGTGGCGGACCCCAGCACGGGGCCGATGGCCACGCCGAGGTTGGTTGCGGCTGAGATCCAGCCGAGGCTGCGCGCCCGGTGCTCGGGCTCGCTTGCGTCCGCCACGTACGCCTGGATCACCCCCACCGTCCCTCCTCCCGCACCCTGCACCACACGCGAGAGGAGCAGCAGCCACAGCGATGTCGCGTAGCTGAAGATCACATACGCCAGTACGGAGAAGGTCAGGCCGATCAGCAGGGCGGGACGCCGCCCGCGCCGGTCCGAGACCCGCCCCCAGAAAGGGGCGCTCAGGAGCTGCGCGACGGAATACGCGGAGACGAGCACCCCGACGATCATCCCGCTACCGCCGAGCTCCACGGCGTAGAACGGAAGCAGTGGGATGACCATCAACAATCCCACCATGTCCATGAACGCCGTGATCATCAAAACGAAGAGCTTGCCCAGCGTATTCCCCGTTTGGCTGGTGACGAAGGTGCGAGCCGACGTGCGGACCGGACGTATCGGCCGGTAGCTCGTGCGCCAGAATGCCGCGCGGTCCCTGACGAGGACGGCGGCCGCGGAGTTTCGATCAGAGCCCCACACTCGCGAGAGCCGGCAGCGAGCAGCGCCGCGATTGCGGTCACCCGGCATCCTGGCGGATGCAATCTAAATGTCGAAAGAACGGGGGCACAGCGCGCGAGGACCCGCCGCGGCGGAAGGGCCTGACCTCCCTGACCGGGCCGGTTGCCGCAGCTGCGCGCTGCGGAGCGACGGCGTGACCGAGTGCTGGGGAGACGGGGACCGCCGTGCTCAACCTTCCCGAACCACCGACCGGGATCGTGGCGACGGCGGTTTCACCGACCCGAATCGACGTCACCTGGGAGGACACGAGCGACACCGAGTGGTCGTTCCGCGTGAACCGCCAGGTCCTCCGGGACGACGGGTTCAGGGACTGGCAGTACCTCGGGGCGACGTCCGACGGAGGGCTAGCTTGAAGGCCAGCGTCCAATCGCCCGTGCCTCGGGGCGCCCGAGGTAAGCCGCCGAGGCCCTGCCCGGCAGACGCACCGTTTATTTCGGCGAAGCGAGCACGACCTGGATGGGCCGGGAGCTGGAAGCGGACCCGGCGAGCAGGTGCGCAATCGAGTTCGCGTAGTACCTCAGCAGCGGAAGTTCGGTGGGACGGGCCTGCAGGAAGCCCTCGTTCTCGTCCACCAGATGGCGGAGGCGCAGCATGCGCAGGCCAACCTCCACCGCGTATTCCCGGTCTCGGCGGGGGATGTAAACGTGCGCCCCCGACGCCTCCAGCTCGCTGAACAGCGACTGAACCTGCGATTTCAGCTCCATGGACGTCAGGGGACACCCCGCGTTGCGCAGCAGAACCGTCG
This window harbors:
- a CDS encoding YhcH/YjgK/YiaL family protein — encoded protein: MIFDTLANRAHYDHLHPRLRLGFDFLEAFDPNSPDGRFPIEGERVFALVQSYETGPSADRRFEIHRRYIDLQYVVAGRERILRAPGEGLEVEVPYDEERDAEFYHDPPASSSVLLIPGDFAILFPGEAHKNGCMAGARDPVRKIVIKIEAGG
- a CDS encoding dipeptidase, which encodes MKRRHVRSTALLVVLALGGCATGREVELSPADPVATALRALWATPVIDGHNDFPSQVLERGGSLDVVDLARPQPFLHTDLLRLREGHVGAQFWSAYVSTDSMENGALRHALREIDMVHRMVERYPDLQWARTADDIVAAQSNGRIASLIGVEGGHAIEGSLSALRLFYALGVRYMTLTHGRTTDWADSGTDEPRHGGLSPFGEAVVREMNRLGMFVDLSHTSPETMRDALRVSRAPVIFSHSSARAVTDHPRNVPDDVLRELARNGGVVMVTFVPEFVNVSGHATLGDVADHIDHIREVAGIDHIGIGGDFDGISSVPVGLEDVSSYPALFAELARRGYTVEELRKIAGLNLLRAMREMEATARRLRQVEHPHLVDMAS
- a CDS encoding MFS transporter, with product MITAFMDMVGLLMVIPLLPFYAVELGGSGMIVGVLVSAYSVAQLLSAPFWGRVSDRRGRRPALLIGLTFSVLAYVIFSYATSLWLLLLSRVVQGAGGGTVGVIQAYVADASEPEHRARSLGWISAATNLGVAIGPVLGSATYAWGREAPGLVAAALCLFNIGFAWRFLRESHDVRSRPEGTRQRRSVEAIWGVIRNSREPASRLIWIYAIAMGSFQAMTAILALFLAYRFEVTEQTIGYFFMYIGTISVLTRAGILGPLVDRVGEARLSRIGIVLLATGLATIPLTYGYVPLALAVALVPLGTAFTFPCITSLLSRIIERHERGLYMGVQQTFGGVARVLGPLWAGWAYDHLGVGVPFWTGAVLVIATLLLGTGMKNYVRPKEAVAHQVA
- a CDS encoding fibronectin type III domain-containing protein — encoded protein: MLNLPEPPTGIVATAVSPTRIDVTWEDTSDTEWSFRVNRQVLRDDGFRDWQYLGATSDGGLA